The sequence below is a genomic window from Zygosaccharomyces rouxii strain CBS732 chromosome D complete sequence.
GACAGTACTTCACCAATTCaaaacaacaagaattcAATTACAAGAGTAAACAGTTACTGTCGATCAGTATCAATACCGTTGATGATTGGTAATGGTACCAATTTCATTGGTACTATGAATAATCCGCTTGATCTTAACataccaaagaaaagaaagagggATGTCAATAGACAAAGACTATCAGCACATAAGGTTTCATTATTTCAATATTCAAATGTAAAGGCTATTAGTTGCACCGACGGTAATAAAAATACAAGtccattattatcaaaTGGACCGTTAGAGTTATATCAAATTGTTACACCAGCACCGAATAACTATGATAAAAGTCAAGAGATGAACTATTTATCACTGGGGAGAAACGGAAATATTGTGCATCCAATTTTACCAAGGTTACAagttaaaaaattgaaaactaATGGAGTTAGGTTTTTAATTACGTTTTATAATCCAGAGAGGTATTGGGAATTAGAATTCCTCCCGAAcaatgatgataaagaTTTATGGGCAATcgttgatgattttgaaaaaataatttccaaaatttgtgTTTATAAAAGTGTGGAAGAGATACGAGGGGAGAAtgtaaatgaaaatgaagaaaaggaggatgacgatgaggatgacgatgaggatgaattaGATTATTTGTTAAATGAATCGGAACAAGCACAGGATTCGAACCCAAGACTAGAAGTGATACGACGTGAAGAAACTCGAGCATCCCGTGAGACCTCCACGgatgaattcatcaaccAGGCATTTAAAAGGGCGATTCGTGCACTAAGCAATCCAAGAGATGCTACCACGAATCGGCCGAGGAGGCATAGTACATTTATTGCCCGTCGACCGCATCAGcagcaaccacaacaaaATGACGTCATGAGCAAAAGATTTTCATACCAAGGTTTACCACTTCGCATAGCATCGGACCCAACAAATTAAATTAACATCTAATTAAATTTTATTTAACAATCAAGCTCCAGTTTCAGATAGAGCGAGTCTCTGTTCCAATTGacgatttcttttctctaattcttcattcttggccagtaattcttcaactcTTTCCTCAAGTTGAGACATTCTTTCTAATTTCCTAGCTCTAGATCTCCTTGCGGCCTCGGTATTACGTGCCCTTTTCATCGCAACAGGATCATCACTTTCGCATAAAACCGGCGTCAGTGGTGCGTTCCTATTCTTACGATTGTAAGAAACAACACCTAACTTGTCTACCTTGGAAACACGGGAAGCCCTACTCCTTGGCTTGGGATCTGGTTGGGGTGTAGGCAAAACAAAATCGGACACTGGTGCGGGGATCTCAGAAACCGGAAACTCTGGCACCGAATCGACAGCGATACCGAAATCGACATCGCTCGAACCCGTCGCCAGTTCCTGTAATACACCTTCAACTTCAGTACTTCCTACTCCTGTACTACTTTCAACATTTGCATCCTCACCAGTACCAAACAGAGGTTCCCATGTTTCCTGATGCTGTGGTGGATCCAATTCGAACATCGCCTGCTCATCTTCTAAAAAGAAACTGTCCGCGATCTCCGCACCCAAACATCCGGGCACGGGGCTATCTAACTTATTCTCAAATAAACTTTGTACTGACATttttttggataaaaataTTCGTATGAAAACacatctttaaaatcaaaatcaaaaaacGACCTTTAACGGCTATCGTTGTTACTACTATGACACCTCATGGTGTTGTACGCACTCTAACACATTTTCTCATAAtacaattgaaaaaacaaagTGGGAGAAAACTCCTTTTTACAGTAAACTTTTATTCTCGAGTTACTGCTATATTCTATCTTCAATCCTAATGGATATCTAACTTAACAAGCCATCTTGAGTATATTCAAATCTATATTTCTCTCTCCTATACTCAAAATTAAAACTAATACCAATTTCCTGTGTATTCCGCGTTAGTAGTGCTTGTAGTGTTTGTAGCTATAAAGTGCTTGACTTGGTTCGGGTGCGTAAGCATTATAGAAGGTaaaaacttttttcaaaaatttgtcACTTTTTATAGCAAGAATTTGCGTGGGTCTCGCTTCCGCGTGGGTAACCCAAAATGGGCAAAGATCTGTCGGCTTACTTTTCTTAATTGGTGTACGGGTGACAGTCATTCGAATCGGAACGTTGTCCCGCTTGCTTTTTTTATCTCAGCTATTATGAGATCGTTCTAGATTTGCCTTTGTCTTCAAGGAGTACAGAACCTTCACAATTCACTCCGCAAGCAATCTTCCCTGCGTCCGAATTACTGAAGGTAGGAAAACGTCAATTGATGTTCTTTCCTTCTACTTCCTATAATGGAAGCAAAAAGAAACGCGGGATGGACAAGAACAACATGTTGCAACACTAACTAACCGGGGCCGACTTAAATCACCCATTTTTCCAGTCCCTCGAAACTCTCGAGATAACTTTGTACTTGTCTGTCTTGGCAACAGACTGTATAATTACTCTTGTCCCTTGGTTTCCTTTTAATGATGTCTTGTTTGTCTGTGCGGGTggcatttttttttctttccgTGCACCGAAGAAATCGAACGAAGGAAAGATAGAatattactattattaaGATTTTCCGTAGGGAAAGGCTAATACCCGAATTGGATCAAACTGCACCGAATTGAATCGCGATACTTTATTGTAATCTTAAGAttaatttaaatttaaatttaattaGGTTacaatattttattttgcTGTAGGTTTCATTCAACTTTATTCTGCTCGTTGAAGGAACGTAGGTTGGAATCAAACTAGATAACTTGAGGAAGGCACCAGTCAATTGGAAGTTTATCGCAGTTGTTACTTCCTCGAAGTATCTAGGGAATAGGaaagaaggtaaaaaaaaaaaaaaaactgCAGAAGGAATATTAAAGTTGTTAGAGGTTCTGGAAAAACAGGAGAGTAAATAAAATAGAACACAAGAGGATAATCACAATACACGCAATATACACACCGATACCTTTTATACACATTGGCTACGATACCCCTGCTATCAAGGCTGCTAGGTCTTCCTCTCTACTAAACACAAATCTActatttcaatttcaaaacccTATCACCGGTACAACTATATGATCTCCCAAGGGCCTTCGGTATAGTGTACTATTTTCTACTACAGATATTAACAAGAACAGATCGGATTTATATTTTCCGCCGATGGATATCGGACCAACGTTTAAAGGTTATATCGAGGACGAAAACGATGTCCTCCTCGTTTTACAAGCGACATTAGATGGTAAATTAAAACACATTCCAAGGAGACCATATGAAGTGGAGAGAAGATATTTAATCGTTTCAGGATCAATATTTGttttcattgaagaaatttctgGTATTAAGCGTTGGACAGACGGTGTCTCATGGTCACCAAGTAGAATTTctggtaaatttttaatgtacaaggaattggataaatctgTTCAATATCCACCTATGGGATCGAATCGTAAGAGGTCAGGCACAACGTCGACATtctcatcaccatcatcatcatcaccatcatcgCCAAAATTAAAGATGAGTTCACTGACACCTGATCAAGTAGGTACTGGCGGTGATAGAAGAGGCCTTGTACCTGCATCGCCATCAAGTGGTAGTAGTGGGAGTAGCAATAATTCATTAGTTCATGCGCACTTTTCAACACCTCACCAAGCTTTTTCACCTTTACATCAGCATCGtcatcagcatcagcatGATTCAAAATATACGGGATTTGTTAAAAAGACTATGAGCGTTAGGATCAAAACGCCTGATATGATGTCACCAGAGACTTTGCATATTGTTTCTTACTATGCTGTTGAAGATGTTCAGTCTGGTAAACTAATTAGACCAAGggatttaccattttttaGTGGTACAAAACCATCACAAGAATTATTGATAGCTATGGAAAATACCTCGTTAGGTTCTCATAGTAAATCAGGTTCATCAACAGCTGTTAATTCACCATTAGCGACCGGTGCTAATACTAGTGGtaaaatgaaattcatcGGTATTAATAGTACTGCTGGCAGTATGAGGGATTCACAAccacagcaacaacagaaACAAAAACTAGAAAATAACGATAACTTTTATCAGCGACaggaacaacaacagctaCAACAATCTAAACCAGTTCTGCCGAATATGCAGCCACTGCCGGGCTTAAGAATTCCCTCTTTGACCTCCATCTATAAcattaataataataataataacaatagtCAACCTAATGGTGGAACAGCATTACCTCCACATCCAAAATTCACGAGGTTTATTGGAAGCCCATTACCAAATCCTTATTTGAATAATCCACATCAAAGTTATCAATTGACGAATGCTAGAAATACAACAACTGCAAATGctcctcctcctcctcctcctccaccacctgcaccaCCTATGATAAACAAGCTCAACGAAAGATTTTACAGTTTCCCGCCAGGTTATGTTTATTATGGTAGTTCACCCCATCAGAATAGTAGTCTTTTTTACCCTTTGCCTACTACTGCACCATCGACTATGGCAACGGCAACTCAATTACCACATCCACCAACAAGTACAAATACAAATACGACTTCGACCAACGTTCCAGATCTACAGGATGGGACATCTTCTGGACCAACTTTTAGAAGGGCGCCGGCGGATGCTGGAGATTAATTGAAGATTTGCAATTCATGCAATAAGATGGCATTTTAATATAAGGTTGTGTGCTTTACACTATGAGAGAAAAcattaaaaaaagaatattacATGAacattcaaaattttctgaCCTTTCTCCATTATCGTAACAATTCATACATTCAATGGAATCGTACATATGTCATTGTCAGTATTATTGTTTATTATTAACACTTCGGTGCCCTGCATCATTTCTTTCGTGGTATGCGATTGGATGGATAGAAAGACGATccgaaaaaaaatgtagGTAACCTAAGTTAGTAAAAAGTATAATAAGTTTATCAAAAATTAAATTCCATGTAGTAGTTAATTGTAATCTATTTTCAACTTGTATTGAAatagtggtggtggagTTAAAATTGTCCATGAATAAAAGTGATACTCCCCCATGTTAGAAGATGGTAACAATCACGAATACCTCGTTCCTGATGTAGCTGCTGCATCGTCTTCAGATGTTGTAGAACCATGTAGATCTGAGATTATTGATAATGATGGTAGTAGATTAGGTGGGACTCAAATTGTTGCAATTAGTGGTGCATTAGCAGGATTTTTATCAGGTGTTGCAGTTTGCCCATTAGATGTTGCTAAGACTAGGTTACAAGCTCAGGGTATGCAATcccaaaatgaaaataaatatTATCGAGGAATGTTTGGGACTTTAAGAACAATCTATAGAGATGAAGGACCAAGAGGAATGTATAAGGGTTTGGTACCAATCGTGCTTGGATATTTTCCTACATGGATGATTTATTTCTCAGTTTATGAATTTTGCAAAGATTTATACCCAGCTTTATTCCCTGGTTATGATTTTATTTCACACTCATGTTCTGCAATTAGTGCGGGTGCAGTCTCAACAATCTGCACAAATCCGATTTGGGTTGTAAAGACAAGATTAATGTTACAAACACATGTTTCGACTAATCCAACACATTATAAAGGTACTAGGGATGCATTTCGTAAAATATGGAACCAAGAGGGTATAAAATCTTTTTATGCAGGGTTAATACCGTCATTATTAGGTTTATTTCATGTAGCGATTCATTTTCCAGTTTAcgaaaaattaaagataACTTTTAAATGTTATGGAGATTCGGATCTACGATCAGGAAGATCTTTGCATTTGGGAAGGCTAATATTGGCATCATGttgttcaaaaatggtTGCATCTTTAATCACATACCCACATGAAATTCTTAGAACTAGGATGCAATTAAAGTCAAATTTACCAAGTACTGTTCAAAAAAGATTATTTCCATTGATTAAAAACACTTATCAAAGAGAAGGATTTAGAGCTTTTTATTCAGGATTTGCCACAAATTTATTTCGAACAGTTCCAGCATCTGCGATTACGCTAGTATCATTTGAATATGTGAGAGATCATATAACATCCTTAAATGATAGTATCttgtcaccaccacctttaCCTAGGAAGTCATCACCAAATTAATTGAATGGACACATTAAGAATTTTAGTTGGgagggaaaaaaaaataaaaaaataaaaattaaTAGGAGTGATTAATTCGAAGAGAAATGTCTATGTTCAATTGGCATGCATGTTATGTACATTATATTCTTGTTACGCGCTTAAATAGTTATTTATCATGTTACCTTTTGGCTTTAAATTATATTTATTTGTTATATTACCCTTACATTACATGGATCTTCTTGACGATGTCTACAAAATTCAATGTCTAAGCTAAGTTAAAAAGAAACTTACCGGAGTTATTCGTCACGATTGAAAGTTAAGTTCATTTGGGTTTTATTAGGGGGGGATAGAGGAATTCAATTAGGGACTTGTTGAATAATGAGATTGCTGAAATTGTTAAGTGCATTGTACTTGATAATAGGTATTGCAAGATCTAGTAGTGTTAGTAGTGATTatgatggtgaatttgaaCCGAGGGCACCCTTGGGAGAAAAAGAGTTCAGACAAGAGTTAAAGAGTGGATTACATCTGGTAGAATTCTATAGTCCATACTGTCCTCACTGTCGTGACTTTGCACCAACTTGGCATGAAACGTGGAGGAAATTTCGTAAAGAAGGGGAGAGGTTAAACATTTCATTCGTTCAAGTTAACTGCGTTAAAGACGGTGATCTATGTTATGATGAAGCTATAACGGAATATCCTGCCATTAAATTATATGGTCCAGAAGGGTTTATTAAGAATTATCCAAATGAGTATGAAAGGACAGAGGGAGATCTGATTAACTTTGCTCGTCAAGAGGCCTTAGATCCAATAAATATGGAGGCAACAGATTTAGAAATCTCGagtaaatttttaaatgcACAGGATTTTAACGAATTATTAGCTGGTAAAGGGAAGCAACCTTATTTAGTATCGTTCTGGCCAAGTGATGATCATGAAGATCCATTAGCTGGAAGTAAGAGTTACGATTTTTGTCCAGAATGCcaaactttccaaaaacTTTGGCCTCAGATTaccaaaaaattgttgcTTCAAGGTGTTGCAACCGGTCATATCAATTGTGAAACTTTACCCAATTTATGTCATGAAATGGAGTTCCACAAATTGGTTAATGGTGCACAAGCAGTGGATAATTACCCACGAGTTGCCCTAGTACTCCCAGGTAAGGGTGTAAACAATCTTTTTATCTATGAAAACGGATTTTCTAGTTCTGTCTGGTCCTATGAAGATTTTGCAGTTAGAGCCATTTCTAACTCTGAAGCACCAGAAATCACACTTGAACAAATTGTGGAATTAGTCCGTcaagatttccaatttcctGAAAGCAAGAATCTTCCCGTTCCATCTCAGGCTCTCCACGTTGTTTTCGCTTACAGTCCTGAAAATGTAGTAACTGAGGATTTCCACGTTCTTGAACACTTGGTTAAGCATTTGGCTAAAGTTCCTAATGCGTATTTACACAAATCGAAGGATGATGTTTCCACGGCGGCAAAGGTTAGTTTGGACTACATGtatgaaaaaataaattatAACAGAAGTGAGCCTGTAAAGTTACCAAAGACtgattatttggaattgaatttaGTTCCTCAGAGTCCTACTTTttacatcttcaaagaaggTGATTGGGTACCTCATTTATATGTTGGAGATTCTACAACAGAGACAAGAAACGTTGAAGCTTTGGCTAAATGGTTTAATGAATCTGCATTACCTGTAATCAGTGAAGTGACACCTTATAATTTCGGTCAATTGTTGAGTTTCCAACCTTCTGATTATGATGCGGTGGCAATCCAGCTGGTCGACCTGACTGATGCTGAAAGTATTAAAACAAGCAACGaacagttgaaaaatttcattaagGCGGCTTATGACTACGAAGATGTTAGAATGCAAAATGTGGTCAACGTACGTGCTGAGAAAAGAGCtaataagaataaaagaatcaaagaattgaaagctGCTAAAGCATCTTCTGATAAAATTGGCAAAGTTTACCATGAGgaaattaaatttgaagataaaaaCAAAGTAATTCTGGGTTATGTGGATATTTCTAAAGGACCGCATGTTCTAGAAGATCTCGGATTCCATAGGGGTAGAGATGACTATAAGAGTGGTGACGTTCTTGTGGTTGATAGTTACTCTAGCGCCTTTACGGAGAAGGATGTTTTTGGTAATAGATTAACAACAGATTCAATGTATGCATTAAGGGAGACTTTAGTCAAGCTAATTTTACCAGAACTATCACATTTCCATGAACGTTTAGAATCTCAAGAATTATCCTTCAACTATAGCAGAGGGTTGGATATCTTTGAACCCATGAGAAAGCATAAAGTATGGCGCtatttcttcatcgttGGTGCTCTTGTTCTAATCGTCAAGGCACCAtcattttacaagaaattcaagTCTAATAAGAAGTATAAGGCCAAAAGAAGTACTGTTGGAATATTAGGGCAACCTAGCAAAAGATCAAAGGACTAAGAATGTATTTTTAGCGCCTgctattgttattatttaGTTTTTGGGGAATTCAACATAGCTTTttaatttgataaatttttttcctaaTTTTGCATTAATTAATTCTAACCCTCGTCAATTATCTCGCAATAGTGAGTATTTCCTATTTATGACGATGATATTAATACATGGTAACTAAAGAGTGTTCTTGTACTCGAATGCAAATTTTTACACAGATCCAGAATGTCCATTTCCtgtttttgatttaaataGATTCACCAATATTAACATTACCTTATTCTTAcccagaagaagaagattccAACAACGAAGAAGATCAATAACCACATCTTGATGctaattcttgatttttGAGCCATTACCATCATGTTTTTGAAAGTACCTTTCAACTTCATTGTagtattttcaaaagtatcaCCCAATTGATCCAGAGTATGATTACTACCGCGAATTTCATCTCCCATTCTCACAGATAGATTCTTGAGAGCTTTTATCTTTTGACCCATAACACCTACATCCTGCTCACTTTGAGACTCCAGTTGAGCCAGAGAACTTTGAGAATAATCTGCCTTCTTGGGCTGGGCATACGGTGATGCTGGTTGGTTGAAATTGGTATCAAACAATCGCGTCCTCGTATTATCACGCTGGTGTAGTGACCGATCCATGTGTGTATATATTTAAAACCGTGTCAATAGTCTTGAAAGACGTGTTCTATCAAATACGCCGAATACAATCCAACTCACACTAATGGAACCCTCAAGCAAATAGCCTCTTTGCAATGTTGGCTGGATGGATGAATCGTTTGGCGTATGTTAAATGGACCGTTTATACGTTTTTCGATCTTCGTCATTAGCTACGTCTGATATTTGAAGGTACCTTAATTatagtgatgatgataatgattaTCAATCGTATTCATCGCTGGAACCAAGAAATAGTAAGGCATTCCTAAAGAAGTCGATAAAACACCTATGGAAGAACCTATGAGTGCCTCTCTTGAGGCCCTAAGTCAGATAAAACATATATTTTTAATCCTCTCAGGTAAGGGTGGTGTTGGTAAAAGTTCGGTGACTACGCAGGCCGCCCTGGCGCTATGCAACCTTGGCTATAAAGTTGGTGTTCTGGATATTGACCTCACAGGACCTTCCCTGCCGAGAATGTTTGGTTTGGAAGGTCAAAGTATTTTACAATCTCAACAGGGTTGGATACCTGTTCCGATTCCAGTACCAGATGACATAAAGGGAACATTAAAAGTGATCTCTTTGGGATTTCTATTAGATGATAGAGGCAATAGCGTTGTTTGGAGAGGACCTAAAAAGGCTTCTATGATCAAGCAATTCATTTCAAGCGTTGCTTGGGGTGAATTGGATTATCTTTTAATCGACACACCTCCCGGGACGGGGGATGAACATATATCTATTGCAGAACAATTGAGATGGTCGAATCCAGATGGTGCTATTATTGTAACGACCCCACAAAGTGTTGCTACTGCAGATgtgaaaaaagaaattaatttctgCAGAAAAGTGGAATTGGACATCTTGGGAATTGTAGAGAACATGTCAGGATTCATATGTCCCCACTGTGCAGAATGCACAGATATTTTCTCTAGTGGGGGAGGTTCAAAATTGGCCGAAACTTACTCAGTACCATATCTAGGTGCTATTCCCATAGATCCTAGGTTTGTGGAATTAATTGAAAATCAATCTACTGCAGGTGAATTATTAGTGCGTTCATATCACGAATCATCCATTTTTTCCGTCTTTAAAGAGATTCTTAACAAATTATTAGAACAGCAGAAACCACCTAGATTTTAAGTACTTCCCTTGTATATAAGGACTATACTCATTCTGATCTCTTTATATTAATGATTTCACTAGCATTAATGTTTTCTAAAGTTGTAGATGTTGAGGGAGCACaaattttccttctcaAAGTTGGTGGCATGAATTGGGtcttaattttattttggGGTGGTGTAGCCGTTTCGGTCTCATCATGACTTGATTCTTTTGGTGAACTCCTCTCTAGTGAATTCTGTGATGGTATTGATTGTGGCGGCAATGGTATCGAAGGCGTTGATAGTGGTGATGAAACTTTaggaaatttttcattcaGCAGTTGAAAGAGAAGTGGATAGTGTTGTTTGTTAACTAAATCCTCCTTCAACATCTGACTCTTTTTGGGGAATTTATTGTCTATTTGTACAATGTTGCTTAATATGCCACTGACTAAAACATCAATCTCATTAACGGAATTCTGTACGttatcttctttatcaaaaaaattaccTAATAGCCTTGAATTGTAACTGGCGGCTCTATTTTGATCCCTTTCTACTGCAACTTCGTTATAAGCATGGtttactcttttcaatgacTTTTTAAGCTGTAGCTCTACAAGTCCAATTTGTCTATTTTCATTGGAAACATCTCTTTCAATTACACTGTATAACGATGAAATGTCTTCTTTTAGTTGTTTAAAATTGGGACCTACTGCATCAAATATTGAGCCTTCTAACAATTGTCTATGGCTTGGAATCACAGGAAGTTCCTTCAATTCATTGTAGGActtatcattttcaatagTCTTGAAAgtaaatttctttcttcttctcctaGAATTATCCCCACTCATCAACTTCTCTGAAGTCGACACTTTTATGTTGCTAGTGGGTATGATTTTCACCTTTTGACTTTGATAGATTTACAACGGTTTGTTTGCAAATTGAACCTTCGTCGGGACAAAACGTTAATTATAATATTTGAGAGAGATCACTCGAGAAGATGAATGCAAGAAACCTCGAATGTGTTAGATTAATCAAACCTGCAAAGTCGAGTTAAGCATTCAAGACTA
It includes:
- the INP1 gene encoding Inp1p (some similarities with uniprot|Q03694 Saccharomyces cerevisiae YMR204C Hypothetical ORF), which encodes MIGNGTNFIGTMNNPLDLNIPKKRKRDVNRQRLSAHKVSLFQYSNVKAISCTDGNKNTSPLLSNGPLELYQIVTPAPNNYDKSQEMNYLSLGRNGNIVHPILPRLQVKKLKTNGVRFLITFYNPERYWELEFLPNNDDKDLWAIVDDFEKIISKICVYKSVEEIRGENVNENEEKEDDDEDDDEDELDYLLNESEQAQDSNPRLEVIRREETRASRETSTDEFINQAFKRAIRALSNPRDATTNRPRRHSTFIARRPHQQQPQQNDVMSKRFSYQGLPLRIASDPTN
- the GCN4 gene encoding amino acid starvation-responsive transcription factor GCN4 (some similarities with uniprot|P03069 Saccharomyces cerevisiae YEL009C GCN4 Transcriptional activator of amino acid biosynthetic genes in response to amino acid starvation expression is tightly regulated at both the transcriptional and translational levels), whose product is MSVQSLFENKLDSPVPGCLGAEIADSFFLEDEQAMFELDPPQHQETWEPLFGTGEDANVESSTGVGSTEVEGVLQELATGSSDVDFGIAVDSVPEFPVSEIPAPVSDFVLPTPQPDPKPRSRASRVSKVDKLGVVSYNRKNRNAPLTPVLCESDDPVAMKRARNTEAARRSRARKLERMSQLEERVEELLAKNEELEKRNRQLEQRLALSETGA
- the MIT1 gene encoding Mit1p (some similarities with uniprot|P40002 Saccharomyces cerevisiae YEL007W Hypothetical ORF and some similarities with YHR177W uniprot|P38867 Saccharomyces cerevisiae YHR177W), whose protein sequence is MDIGPTFKGYIEDENDVLLVLQATLDGKLKHIPRRPYEVERRYLIVSGSIFVFIEEISGIKRWTDGVSWSPSRISGKFLMYKELDKSVQYPPMGSNRKRSGTTSTFSSPSSSSPSSPKLKMSSLTPDQVGTGGDRRGLVPASPSSGSSGSSNNSLVHAHFSTPHQAFSPLHQHRHQHQHDSKYTGFVKKTMSVRIKTPDMMSPETLHIVSYYAVEDVQSGKLIRPRDLPFFSGTKPSQELLIAMENTSLGSHSKSGSSTAVNSPLATGANTSGKMKFIGINSTAGSMRDSQPQQQQKQKLENNDNFYQRQEQQQLQQSKPVLPNMQPLPGLRIPSLTSIYNINNNNNNNSQPNGGTALPPHPKFTRFIGSPLPNPYLNNPHQSYQLTNARNTTTANAPPPPPPPPPAPPMINKLNERFYSFPPGYVYYGSSPHQNSSLFYPLPTTAPSTMATATQLPHPPTSTNTNTTSTNVPDLQDGTSSGPTFRRAPADAGD
- a CDS encoding uncharacterized protein (similar to uniprot|P40556 Saccharomyces cerevisiae YIL006W Pvruvate transporter of the mitochondrial inner membrane member of the mitochondrial carrier family has putative mouse and human orthologs) — protein: MLEDGNNHEYLVPDVAAASSSDVVEPCRSEIIDNDGSRLGGTQIVAISGALAGFLSGVAVCPLDVAKTRLQAQGMQSQNENKYYRGMFGTLRTIYRDEGPRGMYKGLVPIVLGYFPTWMIYFSVYEFCKDLYPALFPGYDFISHSCSAISAGAVSTICTNPIWVVKTRLMLQTHVSTNPTHYKGTRDAFRKIWNQEGIKSFYAGLIPSLLGLFHVAIHFPVYEKLKITFKCYGDSDLRSGRSLHLGRLILASCCSKMVASLITYPHEILRTRMQLKSNLPSTVQKRLFPLIKNTYQREGFRAFYSGFATNLFRTVPASAITLVSFEYVRDHITSLNDSILSPPPLPRKSSPN
- the EPS1 gene encoding protein disulfide isomerase EPS1 (similar to uniprot|P40557 YIL005W Saccharomyces cerevisiae EPS1 protein disulfide isomerase related protein involved in endoplasmic reticulum retention of resident ER proteins), with the protein product MRLLKLLSALYLIIGIARSSSVSSDYDGEFEPRAPLGEKEFRQELKSGLHLVEFYSPYCPHCRDFAPTWHETWRKFRKEGERLNISFVQVNCVKDGDLCYDEAITEYPAIKLYGPEGFIKNYPNEYERTEGDLINFARQEALDPINMEATDLEISSKFLNAQDFNELLAGKGKQPYLVSFWPSDDHEDPLAGSKSYDFCPECQTFQKLWPQITKKLLLQGVATGHINCETLPNLCHEMEFHKLVNGAQAVDNYPRVALVLPGKGVNNLFIYENGFSSSVWSYEDFAVRAISNSEAPEITLEQIVELVRQDFQFPESKNLPVPSQALHVVFAYSPENVVTEDFHVLEHLVKHLAKVPNAYLHKSKDDVSTAAKVSLDYMYEKINYNRSEPVKLPKTDYLELNLVPQSPTFYIFKEGDWVPHLYVGDSTTETRNVEALAKWFNESALPVISEVTPYNFGQLLSFQPSDYDAVAIQLVDLTDAESIKTSNEQLKNFIKAAYDYEDVRMQNVVNVRAEKRANKNKRIKELKAAKASSDKIGKVYHEEIKFEDKNKVILGYVDISKGPHVLEDLGFHRGRDDYKSGDVLVVDSYSSAFTEKDVFGNRLTTDSMYALRETLVKLILPELSHFHERLESQELSFNYSRGLDIFEPMRKHKVWRYFFIVGALVLIVKAPSFYKKFKSNKKYKAKRSTVGILGQPSKRSKD
- the BET1 gene encoding Bet1p (similar to gnl|GLV|CAGL0J02090g Candida glabrata CAGL0J02090g and weakly similar to YIL004C uniprot|P22804 Saccharomyces cerevisiae), whose protein sequence is MDRSLHQRDNTRTRLFDTNFNQPASPYAQPKKADYSQSSLAQLESQSEQDVGVMGQKIKALKNLSVRMGDEIRGSNHTLDQLGDTFENTTMKLKGTFKNMMVMAQKSRISIKMWLLIFFVVGIFFFWVRIR
- the CFD1 gene encoding iron-sulfur cluster assembly protein CFD1 (similar to uniprot|P40558 Saccharomyces cerevisiae YIL003W CFD1 Highly conserved putative P-loop ATPase localized in the cytoplasm has a potential role in assembly of iron-sulfur clusters in proteins): MEEPMSASLEALSQIKHIFLILSGKGGVGKSSVTTQAALALCNLGYKVGVLDIDLTGPSLPRMFGLEGQSILQSQQGWIPVPIPVPDDIKGTLKVISLGFLLDDRGNSVVWRGPKKASMIKQFISSVAWGELDYLLIDTPPGTGDEHISIAEQLRWSNPDGAIIVTTPQSVATADVKKEINFCRKVELDILGIVENMSGFICPHCAECTDIFSSGGGSKLAETYSVPYLGAIPIDPRFVELIENQSTAGELLVRSYHESSIFSVFKEILNKLLEQQKPPRF